From the Nodularia sphaerocarpa UHCC 0038 genome, the window CGCTTCCAAACTCCAATCTTCCCAGTGGAGGCGATTTTGCAGCGCTAGTTCTACCTCTTTGGCTAAAACATCCGTTCGCGTCGCGTCTCGCAGACCAGGTGTAATTAACTGGTCAACATAAATGCGATAACCTGAGTCTGAAGGTATGCGTCCAGCAGAGGTGTGTGGCTGGTAAAGTAACCCAGATTTTTCTAATACACCCATCACATTGCGAATTGTGGCTGAACTCACACCCAAGTCATACTCATCAACCAAAGCTTTTGAACCTACAGGCTCTGCTGTAGCGATATAGTGGCGTACTGTTGCCCAAAGTATATGCTGTTGTCGATTCGTTAACTGGACTTGCATAGGGTATGTTTTGCTGAAGGCAAATTTTGACTAAATTGGGAAAATTTTGCGGATTTAAAAGCCAGAAATATGAATAATAGTTAATTAATTTAGCAAAATATTTAATTTTGTTGTGAGTGCCGAGCAAAGTCAAACGATTTTAGATTTGGGATTTGGAATTTGGGATTTGGGTTAGCGCTGCGTACGCAGCGAGTGCGAGTATTTTCGACTGATTCCACAGATAAATCTGGGGGCTTGTAGAATTTTCGTGAACATTTTTCAGTATTATTGCAGCTTTTGACGAAAAAAGCTGTATGGAAAAGTACTTATTTTTAGAGAAAATCCATATATGCAAAATAAGTAAAGTTTAACGCTGCGAAGAGTTGCCAGTTTTGTTTCCTAGATCCTCACCTGAGACAGTATTGTGTTAAGAATAGCATTGCTCAGAGGGAAATATCAGCCGCATCTTCGCAATGCCATCTTGCAGGGGATCATCAAACCGCATACCGAGAGTCATTAGTCCTTGGTCTTTAGTCCTTAGTTAACCACACCCACTAGTGACTAGTGACTAATGACTAATGACTAGTGACTAATGACTAATGACTAATGACTAATGACTAATGACTAATGACTAATGACTAATGACTAATATTGGGGAATTGAATCATCAACTAATTGAGAATAGGCATCAATGCCACCTGTAATATTTTTAACATTTGTAAACCCTTGAACCGTTAGCCATTGGCACATCTGGGCAGATCGAATACCGTGGTGACATAATACAAGGGTTTCAGCTTGGGGATTGAACATGGTGGGGACTTGATCGCCCCATTCCACAAACTCG encodes:
- a CDS encoding rhodanese-like domain-containing protein; the protein is MTGNPSGQIITQISVEELAQRLSSGDASIQLVDVREPQELAAARIEGFVNLPLSEFVEWGDQVPTMFNPQAETLVLCHHGIRSAQMCQWLTVQGFTNVKNITGGIDAYSQLVDDSIPQY